Below is a window of Gossypium hirsutum isolate 1008001.06 chromosome A12, Gossypium_hirsutum_v2.1, whole genome shotgun sequence DNA.
AGCTTTGTTCAAAATGTACTAAACAAAAacgataaattaaaatatattaccgGATTTTCGTTGAGTTGCAACTGATGTTACATTTAACCCTTATAATTGACACTAAcactaaaacataccatttagAATGGACTAGCATTGATAAGTACGTCCCATAAATTCCTCAGGATACATGCTTGGTTCCAACACAATGTGTCTTTATCTTAGGCAAACAAAGTTTGGACCAGCTAACTCTGGTTCCTTTTGCCTTTCATTCACATCCTTTCCATAACAGGCTAGAGCAAAGTCGATTAAGCTAGACTAAAAATTTGAGGCATGTTATTATTTGTAACAATAgagaaaatttgtttttaaattctAATGTCTTGTTAGTgtaataatataagaaaaaaaattatttattacttatgtattataataattagacataaaataaagaatacttcgtataatcttaaatttgaaattaaaaagataagtAATAACTcttgtaaaaattaaaacttcttcaaaataaacaaaaaaaatttattctctttactaaaaataaattatgaaaatgactaaatattatcaatttgaattaatttattacttactcatatattaaaatatgaataaaaaataatattcctACTATAAGTAACATAATTCTTTCATCATatcatagaaaaataaaaaataaaaaacacgtTAATTCGTTATTAATGCTGTTTCGAAATTAGGATTATAATATGATATCCTTATGAAGTACCCCTTCTAGATGCTAATCTAATTTTGTTGCTGCTCCATGTGtgtggtaataaaattaatacgTGCTAATAAGCAAAGCATTGACCAAAAAGGGTTCATGACAGTGAGTCAATTTGACAAAGAAAAGCACAAAACTTTTtcccatttcttttttttcttttggtacaTACTTTTCCCCATTTCTAATATATGATAATATTGTCTATTGACCAAAAAGGGGATGGCGTTGTCATTGTGTTTTTCGCCATTGAAATGAAGCTTTTGTTTCCTCAACGAAATGGTAAACATATTGATGTGCAAAACTCATTTTCACTATCAAAAAAAAACTAGTCAACCACAAAAGCTAATTTTATTAGTGCTTTTGCGGTTTATTATAATTAACGGGTTGCAGATAAATTGATTACAATTTATGTTTCACAaaaaatatcttcatttaactattTTTTCAACCCACAATCTATAAatattcttctttcttcaattaaatatatatcatatacaaaattttgaaatttaatttccttacaatttataatagaattttttttcaatttattattcaagaaattataaattttatatttaaacataattttaaattagGTGGAGCTTCAGCACAATTCAAGTCATTAATATGATTCGATTATAATAAGCTTGATAATTACAAATTAGTGGCGTAAGAAAAATGGTGAGCAATCTTTACCAAACAAATTTTTCTCCCCCTCTTCCTTCCTTTCCTTTCCCTGTTACAAGATCCCTACAACACAAAGCCTACTCATTTTAACTACTAATTTAAAATCTTCTCTTGTTTTATTTCATTGAGTTAAGTTGGATAGGATTCGTACAATTATTATTATAACaattaagaaaatattataaGTAGAAGTATatcttatatataaaaaagaaaaattgatcaTAAAATGTATTTTATTCTTATGATTAATAATCAAACACTTGACCACATgattaaaaaataagataaacaACTACACCACTatagttaacaattaaaaatactaaacttTGAATccatatgaaaaaaaaactttaacttcttatttacatgtttttatagaaaattttaaatgggTACCAGACTTGAATCCCTAAGTAATGGGTTATAATGGTGTTTTAagttgtataaattattttacataaaatttgacatttgttgtatgactattttaatatttaagcaCAATGGCTTTATAATCTGTGTTGTCGTTATCCTTAGGCCTCAGTTGCGCAGCTCTGTCAGCCCCACCCTCTCACTCTCTCTCTCCCTCTGGCTTTGGCCTCTATTTTTTTAAACACTCTTTCACTTTCACCAAGCCCTTCCTCAACCTCTCTCTCCTTTTGGATTTCTAACCTGCGCCTATAAATTATAAACACAACAACAGGGAATTTTATGCAAACACcactgcttcttcttcttctctctctgTTCTTCCCTGTTTCTATCATTTTCTTTGCTTTTAACGTCTATATGATTGTACCATTACAATAGTGAACAACACAAGGATTAGGTGAAaatccaacaaaaaaaaaaaagaggaggaaTCCTCCTTCAACACCAAGTTTATATTACTTTTCACCCAAGATTTGCTGTTTCTTTTGGTTTCTGTTTAATGGGTCTGCTAATTGTGTTGCTCCTAACGAGCGCCGCACTTCCATGGGCTTCATCAGATCCGAGCGACGAGGCGTGTTTGACTCACTTGAGCCAAACTTTGAAAGACCCATTGAAGAACCTGCAAAACTGGACCAAATCCACCTTCGCAAACCCTTGTAGCGGCTTCACTTCCTATCTGCCCGGTGCCACTTGTAACAATGGTCGAATCTACAAGCTTTCCCTCACCAACCTCTCCCTTCAAGGCTCCATCTCTCCTTTTCTTTCCAACTGTACCAATCTTCAATCGCTCGACTTATCTTCAAACTCCATCTCCGGTACCATCCCCCAAGATTTACAGTATTTAGTCAACCTGGCAGTGCTCAATCTCTCATCAAACCGTCTCGAAGGAGAGATCCCACCGCAGCTTACCTTGTGCGCTTATCTAAACGTCATTGATCTTCATGACAATTTACTTACCGGTCAGATTCCTCAAGAATTAGGCCTTCTAGCACGTTTGTCGGCATTTGATGTTTCTTACAACAAGCTTTCAGGGCCAATACCAGCTTCTTTAGGGAACAGGAGTGGGGCTTTGCCAAGGTTCAATGCTACTTCTTTTGAAGGAAATAAGGATCTTTATGGGTACCCTTTGGCACCTATGAAAACCAAAGGGTTGTCTGCTTTAGCCATTGTTGGAATCGGATTGGGAAGTGGACTTGCTAGCTTGGTACTAAGTTTTACTGGGGTTTGTATTTGGTTGAAGATTACAGAGGAAAAAATGGCTGCCGAAGAAGGCAAAGTTAGTCAATATATGCCTGATTATTGAAACCTTAATCTGGGTTTAACTTGTTATTCAACATCATTCAACTCAAAtgcttccaaaaaaaaaaaaactcgaaaaatTCCAGCCTTCCAGGTATGTCTTATTTAGggaagttttcttttttttttcttcctatttttgtttcctttttggAGAGCTTTCTGTGTtccttttttagaatttttttgggtttttatttcaTTAGGATATTCTCTATAATTTTTACTTTCAACAATCATCCACCAATGTATAAAGCAATTCAAACATGATCCGTAATAGTGCAGTTATTTATTTAGTGTATACGCTTTCCaattgttggtttttttttttgttgttgctttAGTCTGCATAAATTGCAGAATCAGTGGGGATGATGAATGAAAGAACTGCGCCCTGGAATTTGGTCTGCTGGTGGCAATGGCTTAAACTAAATTAtagataaaagaagaagaaatggtgGGGACTGTGATGTAAAAAATCCTTGCATTTATTAAAAAATGCACTTGAACTTAGCTGGGTTTCTTTTTCTCGTGTGAGGTGGTGGGAGACCAACATCTTCACATCATATGCCTATTTGTATTATCGTCTAATTTCTAAATGGAATGCTTTTAACTAACTCTGTACTTGAATTTTAGATTTGGGTAACTTCAATTAATAAAGTAGTGGCATTACTTTAATTAGACAACCCCATGTTTACTTCATCATTAACCTCTGTTTTAGTCTTTGTGATAAATGGAAATTTGGAATCTACTTTTCACCAGCATAAAGTTCATTTTACTTATTCTTGAATCAATTAAATGAGTGATCTGCATTATTATGGTGTGTGGGTTTTTGCTTAAGGGACTTGGATTTCCTTTTCCTTCAATCAATATTCTTTTGTCTTTGGGAAATTCATCAGTTGATTAATAAGTTAATTTTAGAGCAAAGGAAATCAATTAAAACATCTTATACTTTTGTCTTTCTCAATTtcgaaattgagtaaattggttTCTCTTAATTTAATCACAATCAATTTCAAAAGTGAACAACTAaagataattaattataatattaatattttttcatcaattgtatttgattggtataatactaaatttagcctttaaagtttacacattctgtcaatttactcttaatttaacaaatttatcccgcaataattatataaatatgtaaatcTTGAAGTTGAATTTgtcgtcttttttttttttaagaattgaggccaaaatgacaaaatatgaaaacattaagagttaaatttgttattatattataccagtcaaaataatatataattgatAGAAGATATTAACATTgtgattaattatctttaattttctatttttaaaattaatagtgattaaattactttaattttttttaaaactgttaatttatgcaattttaaaattaaaaataaaactgaaaaaatCTTTACCAATTTAAAAAAGATAGTTGATCCCTACTTATAATCTTTAGACACTAATAAATTCCCTATGGTATAGTGATGGATCCATTATTTATACCAacacaaaatttttgaaaaaagaatcaaattaattaacataaacgtatttaaatatttttgccaCACAAGAAATGTATCAATTTGTTAAACCCTTTGTATGAGAGTCTAGAATTATAGCCTTTAAGATTTTGATTAAGTTTATCAAAGACAACTTTGTCTTCTTTATTGACAATGAATAAACATGTAAGTAAGTTTTTAGTGATTCACCATTATATACCTCTAACTTGAATTttctctgtttttattttatttaaataagaatattaTGAAGTTACTTATACTAATAGTCGGATTAAATTAAAGAGTATattagtctcttttttttttaatatcatctATTTGCACAGTAAAAAACTAGCATGATTGGCAGAATAATTAGACAATAATATATGGCATGTCACGTATATCTTATGCTGGCATATAAAgactaatttttaatagaataatcaatttgctcattttttgatAAAAGTGGTAAAATGTCGTCAACAAGTACTTCCAAAGTTTAAATTCTTTATTTGAGTGCTCAAATTTACAAATTGTGAACAATATAGAATGGAACCCCTTTGTTGTTCTTAATTAAAGTCCTTAAAATGCGCAATAAACAGAAAACCAACGTGAATAAATTGGAAAAGGAAAACACCCTATTGCCAAAAGATGTAACCACTTTTTGTCTTTTTTCAAGACAGCCTCCCTAGAATTTATTTGGAActtaaaattatgttatttatcCACACAAAAAACAAACCCTAAAATTATTTAGTTGAGTGAGAAAATCGAATAGAGGGCTGTGATTGAAGAAAATTAAAGAAGACGCCGAAAGCAGATGGTCAAAAAATTAGCATAGTTTTGTTTGAGTCTGTGTCTCACCCCCTAATTAATGGGGATTCCAAGAATGGCATGCATATCATCATGGGCTGGTCCCCATTTGTTggcttaaaatatgaattttgtattttattttcaaactCACAAGGTTTAGGGGCTTTGGTTTCAATGCCATTCACGCACTctcatctttttattatttattacctcTTCCATGGTAAATTTGAGATTAATAAATAATATCTAGTTTACATTTTAAAACAAAGTTGAAAAATAGAACTTAATGTGTATTATTTCtaatgttaatttcttttatttaccaataACTCTgccaattttatcttcttctttttttaaagaaaaatgagaTCCTTGTCCTTTGGGTGaaagtataaatatatttttttagtaaaaagttAGGTGGGGGCATATCAAAATTCATGTAGGTTAAGTGGAACCCAATCCAATGTAACCCATAAAAAGTTGGGCCACTATTAATTGTAAGCCCAATTTCTACTCTGAATGTTCTTATTAGCATTTTGGTTAAACTGGGGACAACTACGTGGATTCAAGGAAGTTCTGAATGCATGCTAAGCCCAAACTGGACTCTATGTTTGGTGGTGTGTAgagaattgatttaaaaattttctatattCTTGGTAAATATATGTCttaagagttaattttttttacctctttatttaaaaaataagtgaattaattattacacattagattaaagagtaatctagtcatttttattaaaaattttatccatttctattATTGAAAACTGGTGTTGTTTTATTTAACATACAAGGAcgaatttgtctattttttgagTAGATGAAGCAAAATGCAATCAGCCTCCTAATACAAAcacctccataatacttttattataaattttcacTCTTTAATTGTTAGTTCAtttgtattttatattaaaaaaattaattgaaattgaaaaaataaataggtAAACGCACAAATTGATTACGCAATTCAAAATCTCTTCTGAGGCTTTTCTTAGAAAGTCATCCACTATAATTTAACAGTAGAAAAGACTGATTTTAGTTCTACTCTCTTAACTGGTTATAGTCCCAATCCTTACAATTAATTATATTCATCTTTCCCATTAAGTGTTTCCACTATGAAAACTTAAATTTAttagaacttttttttttaaatatcattgtTTGATTGAATATTTTTGTCAATTATGAACATAAAAATTATTGCTAAATTTTAGGTAGAATTTGAGAACTTCGATTTGGCTTTCAAAAAAGAGTTTAAATTGAGtagtaaattattttaaaatataacattaaatcTATAGATTTGTTAAATGTTTATTTcgtaatgaatttgaaaatattaaaatatttttagatttgaCAAATCCatgtttttataacttttaaatatatattatattagtttACAAAAAAGGACCCAATTTCAATAAGCCCAAACCCGAAGCCCAATCCAAAACCTAAACCTTAGCCTAAAATTACAAGGCCCAAACGGCCCGGAAACTAAAACAATTTCAGCCAACCTCAAGAGCCCTAGCTACTCCTTTGCGCCGCAGCCTTCAGCCACGACCGCCACGTCCACGCACAATCTCCGTACGCTCTACGTCTCCCTCCTCCACGTCTTCACGGCACATACAACTTGAGCGAGAAAATAGCAAGAAACAAATtgtattcggctataaaagccctcaaattttcattgttttgggagactttttttttgaaaaacatagcTTAATCAAAAAGAAACTCAAAAGTTGCAAAGgaggtaatttttattttattttactcttaagttttttatttttattttttttaaatatacaaaaGGGAGGAAAAAGGAAATCACCAGGCTCATTCCGCGTTTTCGTCGTCGGAGGCTCCTTCTTCGATATCGAAATCGGTTGTAGAAGGAAGGGGCCTTTTTTTCGTTTTTTGGGTGTTTTGAGGCCGAATTCGAATTTAGGGGGTCGAAATCttaaaaaacacatttttttatcTTCGCCGGCCACCGTACGCGGTGGCGCTGACGCAGGTGACCGGTACGGCGGTGGCCTATCGGAGATTTGACCAAAGGCTTGGGGCTGGAGGAGAggtttgagagaatttttgaaaagtttttaagttttttttttaacaatgggctaaatgaatttttggtgaaaaaatTATCTTACATAGTattatcaaaacgacgtcgttttggactAGATCTTAAAaccccaaaatgacgtcgttttgcccTTGACCCGTCCGACCCAACCACCTCcagcctaggatccgcgtgtttttaattgAAAGGGCTAATTGCtcatttagcccttccgctttttgaTACCTttgcaattaaaattttctttatttctgatTTGACCCTATGATTTATTTCGATTGCATTTTGTTCCATATTTAAACGGCCCGTTTTGAAGGGCGGGGATTATTGCCCTTTTG
It encodes the following:
- the LOC107933913 gene encoding receptor-like protein 44 translates to MGLLIVLLLTSAALPWASSDPSDEACLTHLSQTLKDPLKNLQNWTKSTFANPCSGFTSYLPGATCNNGRIYKLSLTNLSLQGSISPFLSNCTNLQSLDLSSNSISGTIPQDLQYLVNLAVLNLSSNRLEGEIPPQLTLCAYLNVIDLHDNLLTGQIPQELGLLARLSAFDVSYNKLSGPIPASLGNRSGALPRFNATSFEGNKDLYGYPLAPMKTKGLSALAIVGIGLGSGLASLVLSFTGVCIWLKITEEKMAAEEGKVSQYMPDY